In Quercus robur chromosome 11, dhQueRobu3.1, whole genome shotgun sequence, the sequence GAAGGTGTTGTTTTCAGTGTCCGACCACCAAAGAAGAGCTGGAAGAATATTGCAAATTTATCGGGTGGTGAAAAGGTTATCTTTGAACATTGCTGACTTTAACCCTTCTATAGAATCCATTATCTGAACAATAAGCATGCCTGTCTATAGAATCCCTGAATTATGTTGACAGTTGTGTAACCTATAATGTTGTTCCTTTTACTGCTTTCAGACCTTGAGTTCTTTAGCTCTTGTTTTCGCACTTCATCACTACAAGCCAACCTCCCTTTATGTAATGGATGAAATTGATGCTGCACTGGGTACTTACCTGAATCCTCGATTATAATCCCCACCCCTCTTAAATTGTTTcgtcatctttttcttttgatcttCATTCACTTACATTAGTCCATATGGTGTGCAGACTTCAAAAATGTTTCGATTGTGGGGGGCATTATGTGAAGGACCGAACAAAGGATGCCCAGTTTATAATCATAAGGTAGGTTGATTAATGCTCCCTCGGGTTTATTGCTAGTTACTGATATATTTACTTATACTGATCTTGGTGTTCTTATCTTTTATGCCACCTGCAGTCTTCGAAACAACGTGTTTGAATTGGCCGATTGACTTGTTGGGATCTACAAAACTGATAATTGCACTAAGAGCATTACAATTAATTTAGGTAGTTTTGCAATCTGTGAAAAAACATatgataaatgagatgttgtaaaatgatgtggtaaaataataaagtaggcttttaATGtgtcaaaataacattttttatagaaCATCTGCTGTGATGCTCTATAATGTTAtctcgattaaaaaaaaaaaaaaaaaaagtagaagaagatATAGTTATTTAAAATGTAGATAGTATGGGAGCTTGACACTTTACACTAAATaacattagtgttttttttttttttttttttaatttcccgaaaattgaaaacatttacACATGACAACCATGATTGCAACTTGCCTCTATAATATTATCtcaattataaaagaaaaaaaaagtaaaagaagatATAGTTATTTAAAATGTAGATAGTATGGGAGCTTGACACTTTACACTAATaacattagtgtttttttttttttttttttaatttcccaaaaattgaaaacatttacACTTGACAACCATGATTGCAACTTGCAACTACAAATTTaagtatttcattaaaaaaaaaaaaattctagttaTCAAGAAATAATTTTGCATTTGACATTTTGGCTGACCAAATGAGtaccttcttctcaaaaaaaaagaaaagaaaaatacccCTTTAGAAGTGAAGCTCTTTAATATACGTCCACACTCTACGCTATATAAGTTATAGCTGTGTTTGTTTCACACTcttgtctctctgtctctctctgaTCGGAAACGAAAAACAATGGGTTTAACATTCGCACTCCGAAATCGACATGTTCTCGCAAAAGCAAAACGAAAACATCATGTTTTTTATCCAAAATCCTTAAACTTCTGCACTTTCTCACACTCACAGTCACAGacctcaacaaaacaaaacgaaGACACCGTCAACGAAATCTCGGCCATGCTCAAGCAAATGAACTGGCAGTGCCTCATCGAATCCTCGGACATACCAAAGAAGCTGAACCCAGAAGTTGTTCGCTCCGTTCTTCTTCAGAACAAGGTATCTAACCCCAAACGCCTCCTTCATTTCTTTGATTGGTCCACTTCTCAAATGGGTGGTGGTCCTCAgaatttgtattctttttcgATTCTGGCTGTTTCTCTGTGTAATTTGAGGCTTTATGCACATGCTAGTGGCGTTTTAGAGCGAATGGTGATGACCCAGAAGCCAGTTTTGGAAATTCTTGATTCTATTCTTAGGTGTCGTGTAGACTGTGGCGGGTCTAATTGTGATGTTATGGTGATTGAGATTTTGGTTGATGTTTATAGGAAGATGGGTTTTTTGAATGAGGCTGTTACTGTGTTTTTGGAAGCTAAAAATGGTGGCTTTCTGCCTCGTTTGTTGTGTTGTAATTCTTTGTTGAAGGATTTAGTTAAGTGTAATGGGATGGAGTTGTTTTGGAAGGTTTATGATGGGATGTTAGAAGCTAAGATAAGTCCTGACGTTTATACTTACTCTAATGTGATCAATGCGCTTTTTAAAGTTAGGAATGTGGAGGGGGCTAAAAGGGTGCTTTTTGAGATGGAGGAGAAGGGTTGTCGTCCTAATGTGGTTACCTACAATGTAGTGATTGGAGGTTTGTGCAGAAGTGGGGCTGTTGACGAAGCTTTTGAGCTGAAGAAGTCGATGGCAGGAAAGGGGTTGTTCCCGGATAAGTATACTTACTCCACACTTGTTGATGGGTTATGCAGACAGAAAAGGTTGGAGGAAGCAAAGTTGGTATTGGAAGAGATGTTCAATGTGGGTCTACGTCCTGATCTTTTTACCTACACTGCTTTGGTTAATGGTTTCATGAAAGAAGGTAAAGTAGAAGAGGCTTTGAGAATCAAGGACGAGATGGTTGCCCATGGAATAAAGTTAAACTTGGTGACATATAATGTGCTTGTTAGTGGGTTCTGTAAGGTTGGTGACGTGGAGAAGGCCAGAACTATCTTGAAGGAGATGATTGCAATTGGGATAACACCTGATACCCAGACTTTTACCCCTCTAATTGATAGGTATTATCAAGAGAAAAAATTGGTACAGGTTTATGACCTACTTCTtgagatgaagaagaggaaattgGAACCCACTATATCCACTTATGGTGTTATAATAAATGGTCTATGCCGTTGTGGTGATCTGCAACGGGCTAATAGTGTTCTGGAGCAAATGATTGCTGGGGGTTTGAAACCAAATGCGGTTTTGTACTCAACTCTAATTAAAGGTCACGTCCAAGAAAGTAGATTTGATGAGGCAATATGGATATTGAAAGGAATGAGGGAAAATGGAGTTCTGCCTGATGCTTTTTGCTATAATTCTCTTATAATTGGGCTTTGCAAGGCCAAAAGGATGGAAGATGCAAAGACTTTCTTAGTCGAAATGATTGAGAGGGGATTGAAGCCTAATGAATATACTTATGGGGCTTTCATCAATGGATATTGTAAGGCAGGGGAAATGCAATTAGCAGACAGGTATTTCAGGGAAATGCTAGATTGTGGAATAGTGCCTAATGATGTAATCTATACAGCCCTGATTGATGGGCACTGTAAAGAGGGTAACATAACAGAAGCCTTTTCAGCATTTAGATGTATGCTTGAACAAGGGGTCATTCCTGATGTCCAAAGTTATAGTGTCCTCATCCATGGTCTCTGTAAGAACGGAAAAACTCAGGAAGCAATGGAGGTTTTCTCTGAACTCCTTGACAAGTCTCTGGTGCCTGATGTTTTTACTTACAGCTCTCTCATTTCCAGCTTCTGTAAGCAAGGTGATTTAGACAGAGCTTTTAAAGTCCATGAAGAGATGTGCCAGAAAGGCATTACTCCAAACATTGTTACTTATAATACCTTGATTAACGGACTTTGCAAGTTGGGTGCTATTGAGAGAGCTAGGGAACTGTTTGATGGAATCTCAGGAAAGGGTTTGGCTCCTAATGGTGTGACCTATGCTACAATTATAGATGGGTACTGCAAATCTGGAAATTTAATGGAGGCGTTTCGATTATTGGATGATATGCCATCAAAGGGGGTTCCACCTGATTGTTTCATCTATTCTGCCCTTGTTAATGGGTGCTGCAAAGCAGGAGACATGGAGAAGGCCCTTTCCTTATCTCATGAGATGGTGCAGAAGGGCTTTGCTTCCACGTCTTCTTTCAATGCTTTGATTGATAGCTTCTGCAAGTCTGGGAAATTGGTGGAAGCTAACCAGTTGTTTGAATACATGATCGATAAGGATGTGACCCCAGATCATGTGACCTACACAATTCTGATTGATTCTTACTGCAAGGCAGGATTAGTGAAGGAAGCTGAGCAGCACTTTCTGGAGATGCAGAAAAAGAATATCATGCCAAATATTGTGACTTACACTTCACTTTTCTGTGGTTACAACAACATGGGGAAAAGAAATAAGATGTTTGCTCTTTTTGAGGAGATGGTGGCAAGGGGAATTGAGCCCAATGAAATGACATATGGCTTGATAGGTGATGCTTACTGCAAGGAAGGTGATTTGATGAAAACCTTAAAGTTGGTAGATGATGTATTAGTCAAGGGTATGATCTTGGACAGTGAAATATATGATGCACTAATAGATTCCCTAtgcaaaaaggaaaatttttctaaagtgTTGAAGTTACTTGATGGAGCTGGAGAGCAAGGACTTACACTAAATCTTCCTACATGTAGAGCTCTAATCCGTGGTTTTTCCAAGGTGGGAAATATGGACAATGCAGCAAAGGCTCTGGAAAGTATGATTAGATTTGGATGGGTTCCAGCATCCAATATAAGTGGCTTAATCAATGAAGGCCAAAGTGTTGCAAACTCTGAGAAATCTGTTAATATCTCAAAGCAAGAAATATCTGGAGTTGCTTGTCAGGCAGAACCTTAATTACTCAGCAGAGAACTGGAACTTCTGCTCCCAGTGCTTCCTGTCTATGGCTTCATGGTTGCAAATTCAGGTTCTGGCCTTAGCAGGGTGCTAAAGTGAATTAACCCTAAATTGGGTATAGTAGTTTGAGGTGACAGCTCTCGGTAGCAACAATGTGcaacttcttttttcttaaccAGTTATTGTGGATTCTTCCAACCAAATTTTTGGAATCAACACTTGGAAAGGTAACACTATTTTGCATCCTCTTTTGTTAGATGAAATCCTTCCTGTGATAACAATTTCTTTTATAGAATAGGGCAAGGTTGATGTACCATTCTATATGTTTGCGAAAGCAACTAGGTGGTCAATGTTGTTCACTAGAACCAACCATCCCTatgtttttttcccccctcaCTTTGCTTGTTTACTATGTTACTATGTATGTCATCTATATTTGAAATTTCTGGTCCACTTCTCCTGACAACTTGTATATATTGCTAATTTGTTGAAATGGCTGTTGTAGTTGGGACAGactaaaagatgaaaaatgaaaaaatggcGCAGTAGGCTGGTGCCAGCCAAAATCAAGGGCTGAATAATATGTGGCTGAAGAAGTTGCAAGAGTACCAGCAAAAATCAAGGGCTGATTTTCCTTCCTTTTAGTAAGAAAACCTTATTGGACATGCCTGCTGGCCAGTTTAACCATGAGAGacaactgaaaattttttttataggtaaatgAAAGACAACTGAAATTACCATTGATTATTCTTTGTTATGTAGTTTTTTCTAGTAACTACGGCTGCTATGAAGTGGCATACTGTTCTCTTTCATTAAATGTACTGAATTCAGCTGGTTTTTATGCTGGTCATTTTAACAGTGAGAGAACTGAAATTACTATCGATTATTCTTCGTTATGTAGTTTTTTCTTGTAACTATTGCTGCTGTGAAGTGGCATACTTTCATTCTCTTTCATTTTATGTACTGGATTGAGCTggtttttccttccttttagcGAAAAAACCTTATTGAACATGCATGCTGATCATTTTAACCATGAGAGAGAACTGAAATTGctattgatttttctttaatatgaAGTTTCTTCTTGTAACTATTGCTGCTATGAAGTGGCATACTGTCGTTCTCTTTCATTTTATGTAGTGAATCTGACAGTCTGCAGGAGTGGTGGTATCTAA encodes:
- the LOC126705619 gene encoding pentatricopeptide repeat-containing protein At5g61990, mitochondrial isoform X2: MVMTQKPVLEILDSILRCRVDCGGSNCDVMVIEILVDVYRKMGFLNEAVTVFLEAKNGGFLPRLLCCNSLLKDLVKCNGMELFWKVYDGMLEAKISPDVYTYSNVINALFKVRNVEGAKRVLFEMEEKGCRPNVVTYNVVIGGLCRSGAVDEAFELKKSMAGKGLFPDKYTYSTLVDGLCRQKRLEEAKLVLEEMFNVGLRPDLFTYTALVNGFMKEGKVEEALRIKDEMVAHGIKLNLVTYNVLVSGFCKVGDVEKARTILKEMIAIGITPDTQTFTPLIDRYYQEKKLVQVYDLLLEMKKRKLEPTISTYGVIINGLCRCGDLQRANSVLEQMIAGGLKPNAVLYSTLIKGHVQESRFDEAIWILKGMRENGVLPDAFCYNSLIIGLCKAKRMEDAKTFLVEMIERGLKPNEYTYGAFINGYCKAGEMQLADRYFREMLDCGIVPNDVIYTALIDGHCKEGNITEAFSAFRCMLEQGVIPDVQSYSVLIHGLCKNGKTQEAMEVFSELLDKSLVPDVFTYSSLISSFCKQGDLDRAFKVHEEMCQKGITPNIVTYNTLINGLCKLGAIERARELFDGISGKGLAPNGVTYATIIDGYCKSGNLMEAFRLLDDMPSKGVPPDCFIYSALVNGCCKAGDMEKALSLSHEMVQKGFASTSSFNALIDSFCKSGKLVEANQLFEYMIDKDVTPDHVTYTILIDSYCKAGLVKEAEQHFLEMQKKNIMPNIVTYTSLFCGYNNMGKRNKMFALFEEMVARGIEPNEMTYGLIGDAYCKEGDLMKTLKLVDDVLVKGMILDSEIYDALIDSLCKKENFSKVLKLLDGAGEQGLTLNLPTCRALIRGFSKVGNMDNAAKALESMIRFGWVPASNISGLINEGQSVANSEKSVNISKQEISGVACQAEP
- the LOC126705619 gene encoding pentatricopeptide repeat-containing protein At5g61990, mitochondrial isoform X1 codes for the protein MGLTFALRNRHVLAKAKRKHHVFYPKSLNFCTFSHSQSQTSTKQNEDTVNEISAMLKQMNWQCLIESSDIPKKLNPEVVRSVLLQNKVSNPKRLLHFFDWSTSQMGGGPQNLYSFSILAVSLCNLRLYAHASGVLERMVMTQKPVLEILDSILRCRVDCGGSNCDVMVIEILVDVYRKMGFLNEAVTVFLEAKNGGFLPRLLCCNSLLKDLVKCNGMELFWKVYDGMLEAKISPDVYTYSNVINALFKVRNVEGAKRVLFEMEEKGCRPNVVTYNVVIGGLCRSGAVDEAFELKKSMAGKGLFPDKYTYSTLVDGLCRQKRLEEAKLVLEEMFNVGLRPDLFTYTALVNGFMKEGKVEEALRIKDEMVAHGIKLNLVTYNVLVSGFCKVGDVEKARTILKEMIAIGITPDTQTFTPLIDRYYQEKKLVQVYDLLLEMKKRKLEPTISTYGVIINGLCRCGDLQRANSVLEQMIAGGLKPNAVLYSTLIKGHVQESRFDEAIWILKGMRENGVLPDAFCYNSLIIGLCKAKRMEDAKTFLVEMIERGLKPNEYTYGAFINGYCKAGEMQLADRYFREMLDCGIVPNDVIYTALIDGHCKEGNITEAFSAFRCMLEQGVIPDVQSYSVLIHGLCKNGKTQEAMEVFSELLDKSLVPDVFTYSSLISSFCKQGDLDRAFKVHEEMCQKGITPNIVTYNTLINGLCKLGAIERARELFDGISGKGLAPNGVTYATIIDGYCKSGNLMEAFRLLDDMPSKGVPPDCFIYSALVNGCCKAGDMEKALSLSHEMVQKGFASTSSFNALIDSFCKSGKLVEANQLFEYMIDKDVTPDHVTYTILIDSYCKAGLVKEAEQHFLEMQKKNIMPNIVTYTSLFCGYNNMGKRNKMFALFEEMVARGIEPNEMTYGLIGDAYCKEGDLMKTLKLVDDVLVKGMILDSEIYDALIDSLCKKENFSKVLKLLDGAGEQGLTLNLPTCRALIRGFSKVGNMDNAAKALESMIRFGWVPASNISGLINEGQSVANSEKSVNISKQEISGVACQAEP